In one Musa acuminata AAA Group cultivar baxijiao chromosome BXJ2-5, Cavendish_Baxijiao_AAA, whole genome shotgun sequence genomic region, the following are encoded:
- the LOC135584031 gene encoding pentatricopeptide repeat-containing protein At4g20740-like codes for MGSVAKPDTATTSTPPSAGRGSRKFYFFYGHRKPSQNRPVVRGGLFSNRKTLPSSAASAAVAVLPAVDFRDWDPEHDIKPAPLPPSVPAADRRLSPLARYILDSLRRHRRWCPAVLSDLRKLRRVPPDLVAEVLRSRPLLDPSLSTRFFHWAGKQKGFCHSFASYNAFAYALNDAARPAAADQLPDLMLAQGKPPSEKQLEILVRMHADAGRGLRLFHIYRKMRGKFGVKPRIFLYNRILDALVRTGHLDLALSVYDDLRADGLKEEAITFTILAKGFCRAGRTDDLLQVLERMRQELCRPDVFAYTAIIKVLASEGNVDGCLRVWEEMAKDRVEADVMAYSRMVSCLSKAGRVEKGCQLFHKMKRKGLVIDRAVYGSLVEGFVAEGRVGDGCRLLEEMVDDGYRGDLGIYNSLIGGLCAAGRVDKAHKLFLIVIQEGLIPSFETVTPLMSAYADTSDMSKFFYLVNQLVELELPVLDHISNFFTFFIAKGGRESKALEVFETLKTKGYFSISIYNILIERLHSIEDGKHAHALFEEIKCSKDIQPDSFTYSLIIPCFVEKGDIRYACSCYNLMMENSWTPSTEAYCSLVKGLCKIGEINAAITLVKDCLGNVTSGPMEFKYALTVLNTCRLKKPEKVIEVLDEMIDEGYPLEDIIYCAIMFGFCKYASSGEARKVFAVMKDRNLLTEANFIVYEELLNEHLKKTTAGLVISGMKFFGLESKLRWTSNLD; via the coding sequence ATGGGCTCCGTGGCAAAACCCGATACCGCCACCACGTCCACACCACCGTCCGCCGGCCGCGGCAGCCGGAAGTTTTACTTCTTCTACGGCCACCGCAAACCCTCTCAGAACCGCCCGGTCGTCCGCGGTGGCCTCTTCTCCAACCGCAAAACCCTCCCTTCCTCCGCTGCCTCCGCCGCCGTCGCTGTCCTCCCTGCCGTGGACTTCCGCGACTGGGATCCCGAACACGATATCAAGCCCGCGCCGCTCCCGCCCTCAGTTCCTGCTGCCGATCGCCGCCTCTCCCCGCTCGCCCGCTACATCCTCGACTccctccgccgccaccgccgctggTGCCCCGCCGTCCTCTCCGACCTCCGCAAGCTCCGCCGCGTCCCCCCGGACCTCGTCGCCGAGGTCCTCCGTTCCCGCCCCCTCCTCGACCCGTCCCTCTCCACCCGCTTCTTTCACTGGGCCGGAAAGCAGAAGGGCTTCTGCCACTCATTCGCCTCCTACAACGCCTTTGCCTACGCCCTTAACGATGCTGCCCGCCCCGCCGCCGCTGACCAGCTCCCGGACCTCATGCTGGCCCAGGGAAAACCCCCCTCCGAGAAGCAGCTCGAGATCCTCGTCCGGATGCACGCCGATGCCGGACGCGGCCTCCGGCTCTTTCACATCTACCGGAAGATGCGGGGAAAATTTGGCGTCAAGCCTCGCATTTTCCTTTACAATCGAATATTGGATGCCTTGGTTCGGACTGGGCATCTCGATCTCGCCCTTTCCGTGTATGATGACCTCAGGGCCGACGGGCTCAAGGAGGAGGCCATCACCTTCACGATCCTTGCCAAGGGGTTCTGCCGTGCAGGGAGGACAGATGATCTCCTACAAGTTTTGGAACGAATGCGGCAAGAATTGTGCCGGCCAGATGTTTTTGCGTACACTGCGATCATAAAGGTTCTGGCTTCGGAGGGGAACGTGGATGGGTGCTTGAGAGTGTGGGAGGAGATGGCGAAAGATAGAGTAGAAGCCGATGTTATGGCATACTCGAGGATGGTTTCATGCTTGTCTAAGGCAGGGAGGGTAGAGAAAGGTTGTCAACTGTTtcacaaaatgaaaagaaagggGCTTGTGATCGACCGTGCAGTATACGGATCGTTGGTGGAGGGGTTTGTGGCTGAAGGGAGGGTTGGTGATGGTTGCCGGCTGCTGGAGGAGATGGTGGATGATGGATACCGGGGCGATCTGGGTATTTACAATTCCTTGATAGGAGGCTTGTGTGCTGCTGGTAGAGTTGATAAGGCTCATAAGCTCTTTCTTATTGTCATTCAGGAGGGACTCATCCCAAGCTTTGAGACTGTAACTCCGTTAATGTCTGCCTATGCTGATACAAGTGATATGAGTAAGTTTTTTTACTTGGTTAATCAATTAGTGGAGTTGGAATTGCCAGTTTTGGATCATATATCCAACTTCTTTACATTCTTCATCGCTAAAGGAGGTAGAGAATCAAAGGCATTGGAGGTGTTTGAAACATTGAAAACAAAAGGGTATTTCAGCATTAGCATTTACAATATTCTTATTGAACGCCTTCACAGTATTGAGGATGGGAAGCATGCACATGCCCTGTTTGAGGAAATAAAATGCTCCAAAGATATTCAACCAGATTCTTTTACATATAGTTTAATAATCCCTTGTTTTGTAGAAAAAGGTGATATTAGATATGCATGCTCCTGTTACAACTTGATGATGGAGAATTCTTGGACACCCAGTACTGAGGCTTACTGCTCTCTTGTGAAAGGGCTATGTAAGATTGGGGAGATCAATGCAGCTATTACACTTGTTAAGGATTGTTTGGGAAATGTAACAAGTGGGCCTATGGAGTTCAAGTATGCATTGACTGTTCTAAACACTTGCAGATTGAAGAAACCAGAAAAGGTAATAGAAGTTTTGGATGAGATGATTGATGAAGGTTATCCACTGGAAGATATCATATATTGTGCTATCATGTTTGGTTTCTGTAAATATGCAAGTTcaggagaagcaagaaaagtatTCGCAGTTATGAAAGATCGCAATCTTCTTACAGAGGCCAATTTTATAGTTTATGAGGAATTACTTAATGAGCATCTGAAGAAGACAACTGCAGGCTTGGTTATATCTGGTATGAAGTTTTTTGGTCTTGAGTCTAAATTAAGATGGACAAGCAACTTGGATTGA